The genome window AGGTTTCACTTCAACAGCCCACGTCCAGCCTGAAATACTCCGAACGATACTTTGAAGTCTGGTTTCTTGCCTGAGCTCCACGTGTTTGGGCATTAACAGAGAGAGACGAATGCCTCCTACTCCGTTTTTTACAAGGATTTTTACTATATCATCTTGTGTCAGATATGAACCTTCCATAGGTACAGCGATCTTCCTGACATAGTTTACAATATTTTCTGGACCGTTAATTACAGATATCTGCTCAAGATATAGAGGAGATTTCTGATATGAAATATGAGCAGGAAATTCAAGAGAAAGCAGAGTTGAGGCAACCGCCGACGTAGAATACATGCCACAAGAAAAAACTGCTACAAACAACAAAAGGGTAAAAATAAAAAAAAGGCGGGCACACCAACGCTCCCGCCTTTCAAAAAGTCTCTCTGTCATCACAACCCCAACCTACCGTCGAAGACTATTAGCAATCCTCAATAGTTCGTCCGCTGTCTGAATGCTCTTGGAGTTAGCTTCATATGCACGCTGTGCAACGATAAGATTTACCATTTCTTCTACAACTTGAACATTCGACATTTCAAGAATTCCTTGATGGAGAGTCCCCAGTCCATCTTCTCCTGGAATTCCCTCTATGGCTTCACCACTAGCAGGAGTCTCTTCGAAAAGATTCCGCCCCATGGCACGAAGTCCTGCAGGGTTAACAAAACGGGCAATCTCTATTTGACCAATTTCATCGGCTTCCTGATTTCCTACGGTTTTAACAGAAACACGGCCCATATTATCTATTATTATTTCAGTAGCATCATCGGGTATCGTAATAGCAGGTTCAAGAAGAAAACCATCCGCTGTAACAATTTGTCCTTCTCCATCTACTTTCCATGAGCCATCTCGTGTATAAGCAATCTCACCATTTGGGCGAATAACCTGAAAGAAGCCATCTCCTTCTATAGTGATATCCAAAGGGTTATTCGTTACCTGAAGGTTCCCTTCCGAAAAAGTTCGAGACGTACCTACAACTTTTGTTCCTAAACCTACCTGAATTCCTGTTGGAACAGTCGTTCCAGTCTCAACAGGAGCGCCAGGTTCTCTGTCTATTTGATAAAGCAAATCCTGAAAATCAGCACGCATCTTTTTATATCCCGACGTGTTGACATTTGCCAAGTTATTTGACGTAACATCTAAATTTGTCTGTTGGGCCACCATTCCTGTTGCAGCAGACCATAAAGATCGAATCATCTCGTATCCCTCCTGGAATTAAACCGCTCTGCCAAAGGTAGAAATTAATCTTCCTGTCGTCTCATCATGGGCTGTAACTGCTCGAGATGCACTTTCATAGGCTCTGTGAGCTTCTATCATACGTACCATTTCTTCCACGACATTCACATTCGACATTTCAAGAGCACCAGACCTTACCTGTACTTCGTCCACATTTATAGGAGTACCTGAATCTGCTGTTTCTGAAAGAAGAGATTTTCCTTCCTGCTTTAAAAGTGTCGCCTTATCAAAAGTAACGACCTGCAAGGTATCAACCACTTCTCCGTCAACAATAAGCTGACCTGAATCGTCGAATTCGATAATAGAAGCTTCTCCTACCTCCAGAGGGCCTCCCTGACCCAACACAGACATTCCATCATGAGTAATAACACGACCGTCAGCGCCAATCTGGAATTGGCCTGATCTCGTATAAAAAACATTTCCATTATTATCCTGTACAGAAAAAAAGCCATCTCCCTGTAAAGCAACATCAAAGGGATTTTCTGTAATCCTCAGAGAGCCTTCGCTCTTTTTCATAGCAGTTTCAGATAGAACATTCGCAAGTGGAATATCCCCAATGGGAACACGTCCTCTGAAAATAACGCCTTCTGGCGGGACTACTTCCATTCTGCCTTCCCCGGGATCAAGTTTTTCCAAGCGATCCATTAACACCTCGGGGAAAGCCTTATTGACAGCAATTCTACCTCTAAAGCCAGCAGTATTAACGTTTGCCAGGTTATTTGCAACAACATCACCCATCCGCTCTTGTACAAGCATGGCTGACGCTGCACTATAGAGTCCTCGATGCACGGGGCAATCCTCCTACCGTATTTTCTTTCGTCCTTTCCGAGAGGAGGTCATCAATATGCCGCTTCGCCCTGTCGCTTTCAATTTATCTATCTCTGCAAGAGCTTTGCCTGTCCCTAAAGCTACACTCTCCATAGGGTCATCTGCGCAAAAACAATTTATGCCCGTCTGTTGAGTAATAAGCTCAGGAAGTCCACGTAACAGCGATCCTCCACCAGTAAGAACGATTCCTCTATCTATAATATCGGCAGAAAGTTCCGGCGGCGTTAGCTCTAAAACATTTCTAACTCCATCAATTAGAGCTTGAATCATTTCTCCTATAGCCTGACTCACAGCAGCACTGCTGATTTCTATCTGACGAGGCAAGCCCTGTACCAAATCACGTCCCTTAAGAGTCATGGTCATCTCTTCCTCTTCCTGCCCGCAAGTTCCGATCATGATCTTAAGATTTTCAGCTGTCTGCTCTCCAATTGCCAAACTATAATGCTTTCTTAGATAACGCATAATGGCTTCGTCAAATTTATCTCCGCCAATACGCAACGATTTCGAAACGACAATGCCTCCCAGAGAAATAACAGCGATATCACTTGTACCACCACCGATATCGACAATCATTTTGCCTCTGGGTTCTTCAACGTTCAGGTTCGCTCCAATAGCGGCAGCCATAGGTTCCTCTATCAGAAAAGCTTCACTGGCTCCAACTTCAACTGCTGCCTCAAGAACGGCTCGACGTTCTACGTCTGTCGCTCCGGAAGGAACGCATATCATAACCCTATTTCTAAAGAAACGACGAAAGCCTTTATTTACTCGCTTCATGAAATACTGAAGCATGGCTTCTGTCATGGTGTAATCTGCTATCACTCCATCACGGAGAGGCCGTACGGAAATAACGTTTCCAGGGGTACGCCCCACCATATTTTTGGCCTCATATCCCACTGCAAGAATTTTGCCGTTTTCAAGATCTATTGCTACAACAGACGGCTCTCGCAGAACTATTCCCTTGTTCTTTACGTAAATAAGCACTGTAGCTGTTCCCAAGTCTATGCCGATATCGCTTCCAAACACGAAAGTAGCCTCCTTATCTAAAAACATTCCCACTCTCAGAAAATATTATATGTGTTTCTACGCAAAATCAGAAGGGACGAATGTTTCCTTTACTCTTTCTTTCGATATTTCAGGAATGGGTAAAAAGTGGTGAACATCATAGCCAACCCTCCAAAAATAAAGCCCGTGAGCTGGAGCTGTCATTCCTGCATGAGTGCGATTCTTGTTATCATCGAGAAGTTCTTTGATCCATTCAGCACTTTTTTTCTCTTTTCCCACAAGATCCAGACTTCCTACTATCGAACGCACCATATTCATGAGAAAAGCATTACCGCGAATAGTAAGCACAGATAGATGTTCCCTATTTCTATATTTTAGAGAAAGAATAGATCGAACAGTATTGTCAGGACATTCTTTGATAGGGCAAAATGCCTTAAAATCATGTGTTCCTCTTAAATAAAGACACGCTTTTTCTACTGCCGATTTATTCCAATACCAGCGATTCCACCAAGCTCTTTGAGAAAGACAAGGCGGGAACGCCGGACCATGCCATATATAATATCGGTATTCTCTCCATAAAGCACAAAAGCGAGCACTAAAATTATTATCAACCAAAAAAACACGCATAACACGAACAGTCTCAGGTAGATAGAAATTAATGGCCAATACAAGTTTATGCAGATCCCAAAGAGTCGTTAATGAAAAAGAAATAACCTGCCCTTTCCCGTGAACTCCAGCATCGGTTCTTCCTGCTGCTGTTACAGTAACAACATTACCACATACGCTTTGCAAAGCCTTCTCTATATCCTCTTGAACACTTGCTGCCTGTGTTTGTTTTTGCCAACCGGAAAAGGCCACTCCATCATAAGAGATAACAGCAGCATACGTATGCATTACGCAATCACCATATGATCTACATAGATAAGAAGTGATAAGGTTACAAGCAATAAAAACAGTGCTACAGTGTCAGAACCACGCCAGTGCAAGGGTTTAAGACGTGTTCGACCATTACCTCCTCTATAACAGCGAGCTTCCATAGCCGTTGCCAAATCTTCCGCTCGTTGAAACACAATAACAAAAAGAGGCACAAGAACCGGTAGCATGGCTCGCAACCGCTGCCAAATATTTCCTTTATCAAGATTTGCCCCTCTCGCAAGTTGCGCTTTCATAATGCGATCTGTTTCATCTAAAAGCGTAGGTATAAATCGAAGGGCAATAGTCATCATCATAGCTAATTCATGAGCTGGAAAACCCAAAGGGGCTAAGGGTGAAAAGAGTTTTTCCAATCCGTCTGCCAACTCCATAGGGCTTGTCGTCAACGTAAGAAAACAAGCGAAAAGTACAAGAAACAATAACCGCAACCCCATATATATCCCCATACGGATTCCTTCTTGTGTAACAGTGACAAAACCCCATTGGAATACAGGTGTGCCTTTGGTGAAAAAGATGTGTATTAACGCAGTAAAAATAACAAGTATCATCACTGGTCGTACAGAACGAAGTACGAGGGAAAAGGGTAATTTCGAAAACAAAGTAATTGCCAATAGCAAAAGTCCCCATACTCCAAAAGCAAGGGGATGTTTCACGAGAAATATACCGGTGAGAAGAAATATTGTTCCTAATATTTTGCATCGTGGATCAAGAGCATGAACAACAGAATTCGCAGGAACATACTGCCCAAAGGTTAGATGGTTCATAAATTTCATAACGCATTCACCTTCTTCTGTATGGCTTTAAAAAGTCGTTTATGCTCCCACGTTAAAGGAACCGACCAATTTTTTTGATTAAGTGTAACTGCTAACTCCAACACTTGAGGCAAACAAAGTCCCCGCACTGGAC of Aminobacterium sp. MB27-C1 contains these proteins:
- the flgF gene encoding flagellar basal-body rod protein FlgF, with protein sequence MHRGLYSAASAMLVQERMGDVVANNLANVNTAGFRGRIAVNKAFPEVLMDRLEKLDPGEGRMEVVPPEGVIFRGRVPIGDIPLANVLSETAMKKSEGSLRITENPFDVALQGDGFFSVQDNNGNVFYTRSGQFQIGADGRVITHDGMSVLGQGGPLEVGEASIIEFDDSGQLIVDGEVVDTLQVVTFDKATLLKQEGKSLLSETADSGTPINVDEVQVRSGALEMSNVNVVEEMVRMIEAHRAYESASRAVTAHDETTGRLISTFGRAV
- the flgG gene encoding flagellar basal-body rod protein FlgG, with the translated sequence MIRSLWSAATGMVAQQTNLDVTSNNLANVNTSGYKKMRADFQDLLYQIDREPGAPVETGTTVPTGIQVGLGTKVVGTSRTFSEGNLQVTNNPLDITIEGDGFFQVIRPNGEIAYTRDGSWKVDGEGQIVTADGFLLEPAITIPDDATEIIIDNMGRVSVKTVGNQEADEIGQIEIARFVNPAGLRAMGRNLFEETPASGEAIEGIPGEDGLGTLHQGILEMSNVQVVEEMVNLIVAQRAYEANSKSIQTADELLRIANSLRR
- a CDS encoding energy-coupling factor transporter transmembrane protein EcfT, with the protein product MKFMNHLTFGQYVPANSVVHALDPRCKILGTIFLLTGIFLVKHPLAFGVWGLLLLAITLFSKLPFSLVLRSVRPVMILVIFTALIHIFFTKGTPVFQWGFVTVTQEGIRMGIYMGLRLLFLVLFACFLTLTTSPMELADGLEKLFSPLAPLGFPAHELAMMMTIALRFIPTLLDETDRIMKAQLARGANLDKGNIWQRLRAMLPVLVPLFVIVFQRAEDLATAMEARCYRGGNGRTRLKPLHWRGSDTVALFLLLVTLSLLIYVDHMVIA
- the truA gene encoding tRNA pseudouridine(38-40) synthase TruA — protein: MHTYAAVISYDGVAFSGWQKQTQAASVQEDIEKALQSVCGNVVTVTAAGRTDAGVHGKGQVISFSLTTLWDLHKLVLAINFYLPETVRVMRVFLVDNNFSARFCALWREYRYYIWHGPAFPPCLSQRAWWNRWYWNKSAVEKACLYLRGTHDFKAFCPIKECPDNTVRSILSLKYRNREHLSVLTIRGNAFLMNMVRSIVGSLDLVGKEKKSAEWIKELLDDNKNRTHAGMTAPAHGLYFWRVGYDVHHFLPIPEISKERVKETFVPSDFA
- a CDS encoding rod shape-determining protein — protein: MFGSDIGIDLGTATVLIYVKNKGIVLREPSVVAIDLENGKILAVGYEAKNMVGRTPGNVISVRPLRDGVIADYTMTEAMLQYFMKRVNKGFRRFFRNRVMICVPSGATDVERRAVLEAAVEVGASEAFLIEEPMAAAIGANLNVEEPRGKMIVDIGGGTSDIAVISLGGIVVSKSLRIGGDKFDEAIMRYLRKHYSLAIGEQTAENLKIMIGTCGQEEEEMTMTLKGRDLVQGLPRQIEISSAAVSQAIGEMIQALIDGVRNVLELTPPELSADIIDRGIVLTGGGSLLRGLPELITQQTGINCFCADDPMESVALGTGKALAEIDKLKATGRSGILMTSSRKGRKKIR